In Halichondria panicea chromosome 9, odHalPani1.1, whole genome shotgun sequence, a genomic segment contains:
- the LOC135341241 gene encoding uncharacterized protein LOC135341241 encodes MTDRSETAIDQARTEEGPGVDLEEPRVKTYPLNSRQLATGVVKRIAMLEGKLEEQGREPRNIQVQLTEEEGAVRTIELLGAGGAFLQIEVEPEEQDEDGHSEVGKEFKGESNFIKRTGNCFVCDQPGHFATPKRTESNGRGKPNFRKPGSNSRPSGSVKLLTAEGSESGDTPDVGDLLDLLLSYSEDEQVNLVQVPDQGSSAKGAVVQIQGVPAVGVIDSGSDITIMGAELFAKVAPTARLRKRDLKKLDRTPRTYDQRTFTLDGRLDLDIEYAGKSMRTPVYLRTAAKDQLLLSEGVCRQLGIIKYHPEVGLLKQLIKNPQGLISSCDSTEPAIAEVPMVRVLLVESINVLPHQSLEVAVKIDRQYPNEATLLVEPFIDAAVQVEEALVNARSNCLARVVVNNASGVSCQVEKGVCLGSAIEVALVGPSEPGPIVNRVRDEPVGDVAADEPRKRKLLGMVKKSSLLGEQEGEFNSFLAGFHDVFSLEEGERRETDLTEMVINTGDSPPRRVPARRMPLAVRREVSKQLKNMQQAGVIQPSASPLVDANAVVAAVVTEPDSISHLLASDLGVEESTPTFAEEQRKDPDICSLLRFLEDASQRIPRGPRRLLCRPLCSQYATTSYITLTLNRLIGRG; translated from the exons ATGACTGACCGGAGTGAGACAGCCATCGATCAAGCCCGGACCGAGGAAGGCCCTGGCGTCGACTTAGAAGAACCTCGAGTAAAGACTTACCCGTTGAACTCTCGCCAATTGGCCACAGGAGTGGTGAAGCGTATCGCCATGCTTGAAGGCAAGCTAGAGGAACAGGGGCGGGAGCCGAGGAACATTCAAGTGCAGCTCACAGAAGAAGAAGGAGCTGTGCGGACCATTGAGCTGTTAGGAGCTGGAGGAGCTTTCCTACAGATAGAAGTCGAACCTGAAGAACAGGATGAAGATGGACACTCAGAGGT GGGTAAAGAATTTAAGGGGGAATCTAACTTTATCAAACGTACTGGTAATTGTTTTGTCTGTGACCAGCCAGGCCATTTTGCTACACCTAAACGGACAGAGAGCAACGGTAGAGGTAAACCTAACTTCCGGAAACCGGGTAGTAATAGTAGGCCCAGTGGGTCTGTAAAACTCCTGACTGCCGAGGGCTCAGAATCTGGGGACACCCCCGATGTGGGCGACCTATTAGACTTGCTCCTGTCTTACTCCGAAGATGAACAAGTTAATCTGGTGCAAGTCCCTGACCAGGGCAGTAGTGCTAAGGGTGCTGTAGTCCAGATCCAGGGGGTTCCAGCTGTAGGGGTGATAGATAGTGGTTCAGACATTACCATAATGGGGGCGGAGTTATTTGCCAAGGTAGCGCCGACCGCACGCCTAAGGAAGAGAGATCTTAAGAAACTAGATAGAACCCCTAGGACATACGACCAGAGAACTTTCACCCTCGATGGGAGGCTGGACCTTGATATAGAATATGCAGGAAAGAGTATGCGTACCCCTGTGTATTTGAGGACCGCAGCTAAGGACCAGTTGCTCCTGTCAGAAGGGGTGTGCAGACAGTTAGGTATTATTAAGTACCACCCAGAAGTAGGACTGCTTAAGCAGCTAATCAAAAACCCTCAGGGGTTGATAAGTAGCTGTGATAGTACAGAACCAGCAATAGCAGAAGTACCTATGGTACGAGTACTGTTAGTTGAATCTATCAATGTATTGCCTCATCAGAGCCTCGAGGTAGCTGTGAAAATTGATAGACAATACCCAAATGAAGCTACTCTGCTTGTAGAACCATTTATAGACGCTGCTGTTCAGGTGGAGGAAGCTTTAGTTAACGCTCGTAGCAATTGTCTAGCCCGCGTAGTCGTAAATAACGCTAGCGGAGTGTCGTGCCAGGTAGAGAAGGGCGTATGCCTAGGTAGCGCAATTGAAGTGGCCCTGGTGGGACCAAGTGAGCCAGGACCTATAGTGAACAGAGTGAGAGATGAACCTGTAGGCGACGTCGCAGCAGACGAACCTAGGAAGCGTAAGCTTCTCGGAATGGTCAAGAAATCGTCCCTGCTTGGGGAGCAGGAGGGTGAGTTCAATTCTTTCCTTGCAGGTTTCCATGATGTCTTCAGCCTGGAGGAaggagagagaagagagaCAGATCTGACGGAGATGGTGATTAATACCGGTGATTCCCCACCCAGGAGGGTACCGGCTAGACGGATGCCACTGGCTGTACGACGCGAAGTATCGAAGCAGTTGAAGAACATGCAGCAGGCTGGAGTGATCCAACCGTCAGCTAGCCCGCTCGTTGATGCTAATGCTGTGGTGGCAGCTGTGGTTACTGAGCCGGATAGTATTTCTCATCTGCTGGCCTCGGACTTGGGAGTGGAAGAGTCAACGCCGACCTTCGCAGAGGAGCAAAGGAAGGACCCTGACATCTGTTCCCTGCTACGTTTCCTCGAGGACGCCTCCCAGAGGATCCCCAGAGGGCCAAGAAGATTGCTTTGCAGGCCCCTTTGTTCACAATATGCGACAACATCTTATATTACATTGACCCTAAACCGACTCATCGGAAGAGGATAG